From the genome of Paracidovorax avenae:
GCGCCAGCAGGGCCCCGGGCCAGCCTCCGGCCAGCGCCAGCAGGTGCAGGGTCTTCTCGGAAGTGCGCCAGTGCCCCTGCTCCGCGGCCCGCTTGTCGCGCCAGTACATGAGGTAGGTCCAGATGCTCAGCCCCAGGCAGGCCACCGGAACCCAGCGGGGCATCGTGCCGAACACCGCCAATGCCACGCAGAACACGGCATAGGCCGGCAGCACGAGCAGGCTGGCGATGCCCCATTGCGCGGAGCCGCCGTGCGCCCCGTGGCGGCCGCAGGGCCGGGCCGGCCGTGGCGCCATGGCGGGCGCCCGGGCGGCGGAAGCGCGCGCCGCAGGCGGCAGGAGCGAGACACCGCAGGCCCGCTTGCGTCCACCGGGGCCGGCCTCCACCGCGAAGCGCACCCGCTGGCCGGCATGGGGCCGGGGCGTGCCGTCCTGAAAGGCCTTGATGTGCACGAACACCGGGTCACCGCCCTGCAGCGGCTCGATGAAGCCGAAACCCCGCGCGTCGTTCCAGGACGCGATCACACCGTCGAACTGCATGCGCCGTCAGCCGGAGGTCACCATGCCCTGCACGAAGCGCCGCACCTGGGCATCGAACTCCGCGCTGGTGGCGGTGAACTCCACCCCGGCCAGCACCTGGGGGCCCGTGGTGTTGAGGGTGACCACGCGCGCATACACGTCCCGCGCCTGGTAGCGCGCGATCGGCAGGTCGAACGCGAGCCGCAGCTCGCCGTGCAGCGGCACCGGCTCGCCCAGCTCCAGCAACGCGCCGTGGTAGCCCATGTCGCGCAGCGAGCAGGCCACCAGGTGGGGAAGCACTGCTCCGTCCTGCACGAGCTGGCAGGTGCACGGCAGGTTGGCCTCCACCCGCAGGCTGCGGCGGAACTCCTGCCGGGGCACCTTGAGCCGCCGGCCCGGCACGGCCACCAGCTCGCGCAGCGGCAGGGGCTCGGAACGGCCCTTGACGAAGACATGCGTCGGCGCCGACACCGACGCCATCGTCCAGCAGCGCTGGTACACCGCCTCGCTCACCAGCACCTGTCCGCGCAGCGCGAAGGCGCGCAGCTGGGAGGCCTCGGACACGACCGTGCCCAGCAGCACGGGTGCCTGGCGCCCGCCGCCGGACGGTGCGAAGTCGCCCACCAGCGCGGGGCCGAAGGCGATGCCCACGCCCACGTACACCGGGGGCAACCGCTCCTCGCGGAAGGCGTCGTTCAAATCCTTGAGCGCCATCTGCAGCGCCACGGCATACATGGCCGCGCGCTGGACGCTGCCATCGGCACCCTTGCCATCGCCCTCTTGCCCCGCTGCTCCCTGCGGGAACAACACCGCGGCGCCCTCGCCCGTCCAGTGGGCGAGCACGCCGCCATAGGCGGGCAGCAGGCCGTGCAGGCAGCCGATCACGCGCTCCATCCAGTCGCGGGCCTGGGCCGGCGGCATCGACGAGGCCACCTGCGCGAAATCGCGGATGCCGGCCTTGAGCAGCGTGATCTCGCGCTCCTGCAGGGAGGGTGTTCCGGTGCCCGGGGACACGGGCGCGCCGGAAGCGAAAGGAACAGCGTCGGGGCCGGAAGCGGGAGGAACAGGCATAGAGGGCAAGGGGCCGTGCGCGGGTCTCGGTGGGATCGGTCCGTCGGGATTCGTGGCCGGGTGGCCCCGAGAGCGCAGCCGGCATCCGGCAGCATAGGCGGACGGCCGCTCGGTGGTCAAGCCGCGCGGCGGCACCCTGCCCGCGCCACTGCCGCGCCGGCATGGCTCCGTCGCTTCGGCGTCACACCCGGCAGGCGCTCCCCGCGCGCGCGCAGGCCGCCCGCCCGGCCCGTCAGATCGCGACCAGCTGCCGGATGCCCCGCGCCTGCATCTCGCTGCCCGGCCCCCGCGCGATCACCTCGCCCCGCTCCATCACGAGGTACTCGTCGGCCAGCTCCTCGGCGAAGTCGTAGTACTGCTCGCACAGCAGCACGGACACCGGATGGCCGTCCAGCCCCTCGTCCGCGAGGCGGCGGATCACCCGGCCGATGTCCTTGATGATGCTGGGCTGGATGCCTTCGGTCGGCTCGTCCAGGATCAGCAGCCGCGGGCTGGGCGCGAGCGCCCGCGCGATCGCCAATTGCTGCTGCTGCCCGCCCGACAGGTCCCCGCCGCGCCGGCCCAGCATCTGCCGCAGCACCGGGAACAGCGTGTAGAGATGCTCCGGCACGGGCGTGGAACCGCTCTTGTAGGCCAGCCCCATGCGCAGGTTCTCCTCCACCGTCAGCCGGCCGAAGATCTCGCGGCCCTGCGGCACGAAACCGATGCCGGCGCGGGCGCGCTCGTAGGGCGTGCGGCCCTGGATCGGCTGGCCCTCCCAGGTGATGGTGCCGCTGCGGATGGGCACCAGGCCCATGAGGCTCTTGAGCAGCGTGGTCTTGCCGACACCGTTGCGGCCGAGGAGGACCGTGACCTTGCCGGGGGCGGCGTCGAGGCTCACGTCGCGGAGGATGTGGGAGCCGCCGTAGTATTGGTGGAGGTTGTGGACGGTGAGCATATGGGTTCTTTTAGGGGCGGGGGCCGGGTCTCGCCCCGGCGGGCGAGTTACTTTCTTTCGCTTCGCCGAAAGAAAGTAACCAAAGAAAGGGCGACCCTGCTGGATGCGACCCCGTTCGCCCGCGGGGCGAACGGGGCAACCTGGGGTGCTCGGGGGTGGGGTGTGCCGTGGAACTCGCTGCGCGCACTTCGTGCGCTCCGCTCGGACAACCACGGCAAGTCAGTTCACGAAGCGGGCGTGTCCTGCGGCACGCCCGCCACCCCACCCCCTGCGCGCCCCAGGCGCATCCAGAAGGGGTGACTCGGGCCTTCGCGTTGCTCGGCCCCAAGGCCATCGCTGCGCTCGGCAAAAGCCCCAGCGCCCCGTCCCCACAAAGCACCGTGCGCGGTGCAACGGACTCGCGCACCCCAGGCCGAGCGAAGCAATGGCCCGTGTGCTGCACCCCGCCCTCGTGGCTGCGCCGAGGAGCGCAGGAGGCAAGGCGCGCAGGCGTGCCGAAGGACACGCCTGCTTCGTGATCTGACTGGCTGCGGTTGTCCGAGCGGAGCGCGCCAGCGCGCAGCGAGTTCCGCAGCCGCGCCTTGCCTCCGAGCACCACAGGCTGCCCCCTTCGCCCAAAGGGCGAAGGGGGACGCAGACACCAGGGCTCGCCTTTTCTTTGCCTACTTTCTTTTGGCGAAGCAAAAGAAAGTAGGTGCGCCGCCGGGCGCACATCCCGGCCCCGGGAAACAAACACACAGCAAGAACAAGCAACCATCACCGCCCCAAATACACCTCGATCACCCGCTCATCCCCCTGCACCTCGTCCAGCGTCCCCTCCGCCAGCACGGCCCCGTCGCACAGCACCGTCACCTTCTCGGAGATCGCCCGGATGAACGACATGTCGTGCTCCACCACCATCAGCGAATGCCTGCCCTTGAGCGAGAGGAACAGCTCGGCCGTGCGCGCCGTCTCCTCGTCGGTCATGCCCGCCACCGGCTCGTCGAGCAGCAGCAGCTTCGGGTCCTGCATCAGCAGCATGCCGATCTCCAGCCACTGCTTCTGGCCGTGGCTCAGCTCGGCCGCGCGGCGGGCAGGCTGGTGCGCGAGGTGGATGGTGTGCAGCACCTCGGCGAGCCGGTCCTTCTGCGCCGAGTCGAGGCGGAAGAACATGGACGACGCCACGCCCTTGTGGGTCTTCAGGGCCAGTTCGAGGTTCTCGAACACCGTGAGCTGCTCGAACACCGTGGGTTTCTGGAACTTGCGGCCGATGCCCAGTTGCGCGATGCCGGGCTCGTTGTGGCGCAGCAGGTCGATGGTGGAGCCGAAGTACACCGTTCCGCGGTCGGGACGGGTCTTGCCGGTGATGATGTCCATCATCGTGGTCTTGCCCGCGCCGTTGGGGCCGATGATGCAGCGCAGCTCGCCCGGGGCGATGTCGAGGTTCAGGCCGTTGATGGCCTTGAAGCCGTCGAAGGCCACGTGCACGTCCTCCAGGTAGAGGATGCGGCCGTGGGCCACGTCCACTTCGCCGGGCACGGCCACGCGCGAGAAGCCCGCGGCGCGGCCGCCGGATTCGGTGCTGCGGCCCGCTTCCGGCGCCGCCGTGCCGCGCCCGATGCGGCGCGCGCCTTCGTCCATGAGATCGGGGGTCATCGCGCGGCGCCTCCTTCTTCCTTGCGCAGGGCCTTCGCGATGCGGCCGCGCCATCCGCCCCGCGAACGCAGCAGCCCCGCCACGCCCTGCGGCAGGAACAGCGTGACGGCGATGAACAGCGCGCCCAGGAAATACAGCCAGAACTCCGGCGCCGTCACCGTCAGCCAGCTTTTGGCGCCGTTGACGAGGAAGGCCCCCGCGATCGGGCCGGCCAGCGTCGCGCGCCCGCCCACGGCCGCCCAGACGGCGATCTCGATGGAGTTGGCGGCGCTCATCTCGCCCGGGTTGATGATGCCCACCTGCGGCACGTAGAGCGCGCCGGCCACGCCGCACATCATGGCGCTGATGGTCCAGATCGCGAGCTTGTAGGGCAGCGGCGAGTAGCCCGAG
Proteins encoded in this window:
- a CDS encoding PilZ domain-containing protein, giving the protein MSPGTGTPSLQEREITLLKAGIRDFAQVASSMPPAQARDWMERVIGCLHGLLPAYGGVLAHWTGEGAAVLFPQGAAGQEGDGKGADGSVQRAAMYAVALQMALKDLNDAFREERLPPVYVGVGIAFGPALVGDFAPSGGGRQAPVLLGTVVSEASQLRAFALRGQVLVSEAVYQRCWTMASVSAPTHVFVKGRSEPLPLRELVAVPGRRLKVPRQEFRRSLRVEANLPCTCQLVQDGAVLPHLVACSLRDMGYHGALLELGEPVPLHGELRLAFDLPIARYQARDVYARVVTLNTTGPQVLAGVEFTATSAEFDAQVRRFVQGMVTSG
- a CDS encoding DUF1294 domain-containing protein — translated: MQFDGVIASWNDARGFGFIEPLQGGDPVFVHIKAFQDGTPRPHAGQRVRFAVEAGPGGRKRACGVSLLPPAARASAARAPAMAPRPARPCGRHGAHGGSAQWGIASLLVLPAYAVFCVALAVFGTMPRWVPVACLGLSIWTYLMYWRDKRAAEQGHWRTSEKTLHLLALAGGWPGALLAQQVLRHKSAKRSFRTVFRATVALHAAALGWLCSPYGEGLRAALPA
- the urtE gene encoding urea ABC transporter ATP-binding subunit UrtE, whose amino-acid sequence is MLTVHNLHQYYGGSHILRDVSLDAAPGKVTVLLGRNGVGKTTLLKSLMGLVPIRSGTITWEGQPIQGRTPYERARAGIGFVPQGREIFGRLTVEENLRMGLAYKSGSTPVPEHLYTLFPVLRQMLGRRGGDLSGGQQQQLAIARALAPSPRLLILDEPTEGIQPSIIKDIGRVIRRLADEGLDGHPVSVLLCEQYYDFAEELADEYLVMERGEVIARGPGSEMQARGIRQLVAI
- the urtD gene encoding urea ABC transporter ATP-binding protein UrtD translates to MTPDLMDEGARRIGRGTAAPEAGRSTESGGRAAGFSRVAVPGEVDVAHGRILYLEDVHVAFDGFKAINGLNLDIAPGELRCIIGPNGAGKTTMMDIITGKTRPDRGTVYFGSTIDLLRHNEPGIAQLGIGRKFQKPTVFEQLTVFENLELALKTHKGVASSMFFRLDSAQKDRLAEVLHTIHLAHQPARRAAELSHGQKQWLEIGMLLMQDPKLLLLDEPVAGMTDEETARTAELFLSLKGRHSLMVVEHDMSFIRAISEKVTVLCDGAVLAEGTLDEVQGDERVIEVYLGR